A single genomic interval of Spinacia oleracea cultivar Varoflay chromosome 6, BTI_SOV_V1, whole genome shotgun sequence harbors:
- the LOC110794153 gene encoding transcription factor DIVARICATA isoform X2, with protein sequence MGEVPIDQHNEWSWEENRQFEECLASDHFNAIDDESTRWQAISDHLGGTKTPKEVEIQYQKLVCDIKNIENGEFDHQFTDLNNSVDSYIVPTPPTITKGNQWSDDEHKMFLIGLEIYGKGDWRSVSRNVVKTRKPTQVASHAQKYYLRKDTENKGKRVSIHDTSEVTDELVHELIQKRLITPDILNDLNKACANRFQKQLEHMSTPLEQLQAPVEGIPEVNEQLQAPMTVPEVPEPFQGPVSGPEVYYDATLNQFVTYDQLQILMAPEVVYHE encoded by the exons atggGAGAAGTCCCTATTGACCAACACAA TGAATGGAGTTGGGAAGAAAACAGGCAGTTTGAAGAATGTCTTGCATCGGATCACTTTAACGCCATTGACGACGAGTCAACTCGGTGGCAAGCTATTTCCGACCACCTCGGAGGGACGAAAACACCGAAAGAGGTCGAAATTCAGTACCAGAAACTTGTTTGTGACATCAAGAATATTGAAAACGGTGAATTTGACCACCAATTCACGGACTTAAACAACTCAGTCGATAGTTACATTGTCCCAACACCTCCGACGATCACTAAAGGGAATCAATGGAGTGATGATGAACACAA GATGTTTTTGATTGGGTTGGAAATATATGGTAAGGGTGATTGGAGAAGCGTTTCAAGGAATGTGGTGAAAACAAGAAAACCAACACAGGTGGCTAGCCATGCCCAGAAATACTATCTTCGTAAGGATACAGAGAATAAGGGAAAGAGGGTTAGCATTCATGACACTTCTGAAGTTACTGATGAGCTCGTGCATGAACTCATACAGAAAAGGCTAATCACTCCTGATATATTGAATGATCTTAATAAAGCTTGTGCTAATCGATTTCAAAAACAACTTGAACACATGTCTACTCCTCTTGAACAACTCCAAGCCCCGGTGGAAGGGATACCTGAAGTGAATGAGCAACTTCAAGCTCCGATGACAGTACCTGAAGTACCTGAGCCGTTTCAAGGCCCGGTGTCAGGACCTGAAGTATATTATGATGCTACTTTAAACCAATTTGTTACTTATGACCAACTTCAAATTTTGATGGCGCCTGAAGTAGTATATCATGAATAA
- the LOC110794153 gene encoding transcription factor SRM1 isoform X1, protein MGEVPIDQHNSEWSWEENRQFEECLASDHFNAIDDESTRWQAISDHLGGTKTPKEVEIQYQKLVCDIKNIENGEFDHQFTDLNNSVDSYIVPTPPTITKGNQWSDDEHKMFLIGLEIYGKGDWRSVSRNVVKTRKPTQVASHAQKYYLRKDTENKGKRVSIHDTSEVTDELVHELIQKRLITPDILNDLNKACANRFQKQLEHMSTPLEQLQAPVEGIPEVNEQLQAPMTVPEVPEPFQGPVSGPEVYYDATLNQFVTYDQLQILMAPEVVYHE, encoded by the exons atggGAGAAGTCCCTATTGACCAACACAA CAGTGAATGGAGTTGGGAAGAAAACAGGCAGTTTGAAGAATGTCTTGCATCGGATCACTTTAACGCCATTGACGACGAGTCAACTCGGTGGCAAGCTATTTCCGACCACCTCGGAGGGACGAAAACACCGAAAGAGGTCGAAATTCAGTACCAGAAACTTGTTTGTGACATCAAGAATATTGAAAACGGTGAATTTGACCACCAATTCACGGACTTAAACAACTCAGTCGATAGTTACATTGTCCCAACACCTCCGACGATCACTAAAGGGAATCAATGGAGTGATGATGAACACAA GATGTTTTTGATTGGGTTGGAAATATATGGTAAGGGTGATTGGAGAAGCGTTTCAAGGAATGTGGTGAAAACAAGAAAACCAACACAGGTGGCTAGCCATGCCCAGAAATACTATCTTCGTAAGGATACAGAGAATAAGGGAAAGAGGGTTAGCATTCATGACACTTCTGAAGTTACTGATGAGCTCGTGCATGAACTCATACAGAAAAGGCTAATCACTCCTGATATATTGAATGATCTTAATAAAGCTTGTGCTAATCGATTTCAAAAACAACTTGAACACATGTCTACTCCTCTTGAACAACTCCAAGCCCCGGTGGAAGGGATACCTGAAGTGAATGAGCAACTTCAAGCTCCGATGACAGTACCTGAAGTACCTGAGCCGTTTCAAGGCCCGGTGTCAGGACCTGAAGTATATTATGATGCTACTTTAAACCAATTTGTTACTTATGACCAACTTCAAATTTTGATGGCGCCTGAAGTAGTATATCATGAATAA